In Haemorhous mexicanus isolate bHaeMex1 chromosome 6, bHaeMex1.pri, whole genome shotgun sequence, a single window of DNA contains:
- the TMEM63C gene encoding calcium permeable stress-gated cation channel 1 isoform X1: MESTYSMEPAPGGAGFTSLDMLIFLDAPVNSTDEQCFSARSRSTVLEGLPFGGVPTVLAINFILWLLLLLVFSCLRKAAWDYGRLALLMDNDSLTSLFYGEQSEKEKSPSESSPLDADNKDVGFCSWLLSIYQMKDEEIQSKCGIDATTYLSFQRHLLVLLMLVCVLSVAVILPVNFSGDLLGHNPTHFGRTTIANIPTQDRLLWLHSIFALIYFIFTILCMAHHSVHLEYRENEKVARTLMVTHIPKEITDPSLIIKHFHEAYPSCTVTNVQFCFDVRKLMKLDAERRKAMKGRLYFTTKAQKEGKIMIKTHPCARIFCCHFCGFDEVDAEQYYGELEEKLTDEFNAERNRITLKRLDMAFVTFQDERMTAVILKDYSHIHCRKHPQQSSVTTVVKSHHWGVRYAPSPSDIIWENLSVRGTSWWVRFILLNICLFILLFFLTTPAIIVNTMDMFNVTHPVESLKNPIITQFFPTLLLWAFSVFLPFLVYYSAFFESHWTRSSENQITMHKCFFFLVFMVIILPSLGLSSLDLFFRWLFDTHFLDEAEIKFQCVFLPDNGAFFVNYVVTSSLIGTAMELLRIPGLLVYTARLCFAKSEPERLHVKRSQAYQFQFGLEYAWTCCIFSVVMTYSITCPIIVPFGLLYMLLKHMVDRYNIYYVYIPTKLNQRLHVAAISQVVVAPILCMFWLLFFSVLRLGPTRPVTLFTFVVLLSCIVFSFFGLCLKKLQPRKPSSYQMSDQSEGAFNDVERSSVSSTPNSNLFVATVLQEPELSLTPAASPAHQSYGTMGNHLEPAEDGEDGGLQSFETELETVEGEYRSGPVIESQARYQ, encoded by the exons ATGGAAAGCACATACTCGATGGAGCCAGCACCAGGTGGTGCTGGCTTCACCTCGCTGGACATGCTCATCTTCCTGGACGCCCCGGTGAACAGCACGGACGAGCAGTGCTTCAGTGCCCGCTCCCGCAGCACCGTCCTGGAGGGGCTGCCCTTTGGTGGCGTGCCCACCGTCCTCGCCATCAACTTCATCCTCTGGCTt CTTCTCCTTCTGGTCTTCTCATGTCTTCGGAAAGCGGCTTGGGACTACGGGCGCCTGGCACTGCTGATGGACAATGACAG CCTGACATCGCTTTTCTATGGAGAGCAGAGCGAGAAGGAGAAGTCCCCGTCAGAGAGCAGCCCTCTGGATGCCGACAACAAGGATGTG GGATTCTGTTCCTGGCTCCTTTCTATCTACCAGATGAA ggatgaggagatTCAGAGCAAGTGTGGGATCGATGCCACCACCTACCTCTCCTTCCAGCGGCACCTCCTGGTCCTGCTGATGCTGGTTTGCGTGCTCTCCGTGGCTGTCATCTTGCCTGTCAACTTCTCAGGGGACCTCCTGG gACACAATCCTACCCACTTTGGCCGGACAACCATTGCCAACATCCCAACTCA AGACCGTCTTCTGTGGCTGCACAGCATCTTTGCCCTAATCTATTTTATCTTCACCATCCTTTGTATGGCTCACCACTCTGTCCACCTGGAATACAGAGAGAATGAGAAG GTCGCCCGGACACTGATGGTTACCCACATCCCCAAGGAGATCACAGACCCTTCACTTATCATCAAGCATTTCCA CGAGGCTTATCCCAGCTGCACTGTCACCAATGTCCAGTTCTGCTTTGACGTGCGCAAGCTGATGAAGCTGGATGCGGAGAG GCGCAAAGCAATGAAGGGGCGGCTTTACTTCACCACCAAGGCTCAGAAAGAGGGGAAGATCATGATCAAAACTCACCCCTGCGCCCGCATCTTCTGCTGCCACTTCTGTGGCTTTGATGAG gTGGATGCTGAGCAGTATTatggggagctggaggagaagctcACCGATGAGTTCAATGCGGAGCGCAACCGCATCACACTCAAGCGGCTTGATATGGCCTTTGTCACCTTCCAGGATGAGCGGATGACAGCTGT GATTTTGAAGGATTACAGCCACATCCACTGCCGCAAGCACCCCCAGCAGTCCTCTGTCACCACCGTGGTCAAGTCACACCACTGGGGTGTTCGCTATGCCCCTTCACCCAGTGATATCATCTG GGAGAATTTATCAGTCCGTGGCACATCGTGGTGGGTGCGATTCATTCTGCTTAATATCTGCCTGTTcatccttcttttcttcctcacaACGCCAGCCATCATTGTCAACACTATGGACATGTTCAATGTCACACATCCTGTGGAGAGCCTCAAG AACCCCATCATCACGCAATTTTTCCCCAcgctgctgctctgggccttCTCCGtcttcctgcccttccttgTCTACTACTCAGCATTCTTCGAGTCTCACTGGACAAG GTCAAGTGAAAATCAGATCACCATGCACAAGTGCTTCTTCTTCCTGGTGTTCATGGTTATCATCCTGCCCTCGCTGGGTCTGAGCAG cctggaCCTGTTTTTCCGCTGGCTCTTCGACACCCACTTTCTGGATGAGGCTGAAATCAAGTTCCA gtgTGTTTTTCTCCCAGACAATGGCGCCTTCTTCGTCAACTATGTAGTGACCTCCAGCCTGATTGGGAcagccatggagctgctgcgCATCCCAGGCCTCCTCGTCTACACTGCTCGCCTCTGCTTTGCCAAGTCTGAGCCCGAGCGGCTCCACGTCAAACGG AGCCAAGCATACCAGTTCCAGTTTGGACTAGAGTACGCCTGGACCTGCTGTATCTTCTCTGTTGTCATGACCTACAGCATCACCTGCCCCATCATTGTCCCCTTTG GGTTGCTCTACATGCTGCTCAAGCACATGGTTGACCGGTACAACATTTACTATGTCTACATCCCCACCAAACTGAACCAGCGCCTCCACGTCGCCGCCATCAGCCAGGTCGTGGTGGCTCCCATCCTCTGCATGTTCTGGCTGCTCTTCTTCTCCGTCCTGCGCCTTG GTCCCACCCGGCCTGTCACCCTCTTCACCTTTGTGGTCCTCCTTTCCTGCATCGTCTTCTCCTTCTTTGGCCTCTGCCTGAAGAAGCTGCAGCCACGGAAACCCTCAAGCTACCAG ATGTCTGACCAGTCTGAGGGCGCCTTCAATGACGTGGAGCGGAGCAGCGTTTCCTCCACCCCTAACTCCAAT ctcttTGTGGCCACTGTCCTGCAGGAGCCTGAGCTGAGCCTGACACCGGCAGCCTCTCCGGCACACCAGTCCTATGGCACCATGGGCAACCACCTGGAGCCAGCGGAGGATGGGGAGGatggggggctgcagagctTCGAGACAGAGCTGGAGACCGTGGAGGGCGAGTACAGGAGCGGCCCCGTGATAGAGAGCCAGGCTCGCTACCAGTGA
- the TMEM63C gene encoding calcium permeable stress-gated cation channel 1 isoform X2, whose amino-acid sequence MKDEEIQSKCGIDATTYLSFQRHLLVLLMLVCVLSVAVILPVNFSGDLLGHNPTHFGRTTIANIPTQDRLLWLHSIFALIYFIFTILCMAHHSVHLEYRENEKVARTLMVTHIPKEITDPSLIIKHFHEAYPSCTVTNVQFCFDVRKLMKLDAERRKAMKGRLYFTTKAQKEGKIMIKTHPCARIFCCHFCGFDEVDAEQYYGELEEKLTDEFNAERNRITLKRLDMAFVTFQDERMTAVILKDYSHIHCRKHPQQSSVTTVVKSHHWGVRYAPSPSDIIWENLSVRGTSWWVRFILLNICLFILLFFLTTPAIIVNTMDMFNVTHPVESLKNPIITQFFPTLLLWAFSVFLPFLVYYSAFFESHWTRSSENQITMHKCFFFLVFMVIILPSLGLSSLDLFFRWLFDTHFLDEAEIKFQCVFLPDNGAFFVNYVVTSSLIGTAMELLRIPGLLVYTARLCFAKSEPERLHVKRSQAYQFQFGLEYAWTCCIFSVVMTYSITCPIIVPFGLLYMLLKHMVDRYNIYYVYIPTKLNQRLHVAAISQVVVAPILCMFWLLFFSVLRLGPTRPVTLFTFVVLLSCIVFSFFGLCLKKLQPRKPSSYQMSDQSEGAFNDVERSSVSSTPNSNLFVATVLQEPELSLTPAASPAHQSYGTMGNHLEPAEDGEDGGLQSFETELETVEGEYRSGPVIESQARYQ is encoded by the exons ATGAA ggatgaggagatTCAGAGCAAGTGTGGGATCGATGCCACCACCTACCTCTCCTTCCAGCGGCACCTCCTGGTCCTGCTGATGCTGGTTTGCGTGCTCTCCGTGGCTGTCATCTTGCCTGTCAACTTCTCAGGGGACCTCCTGG gACACAATCCTACCCACTTTGGCCGGACAACCATTGCCAACATCCCAACTCA AGACCGTCTTCTGTGGCTGCACAGCATCTTTGCCCTAATCTATTTTATCTTCACCATCCTTTGTATGGCTCACCACTCTGTCCACCTGGAATACAGAGAGAATGAGAAG GTCGCCCGGACACTGATGGTTACCCACATCCCCAAGGAGATCACAGACCCTTCACTTATCATCAAGCATTTCCA CGAGGCTTATCCCAGCTGCACTGTCACCAATGTCCAGTTCTGCTTTGACGTGCGCAAGCTGATGAAGCTGGATGCGGAGAG GCGCAAAGCAATGAAGGGGCGGCTTTACTTCACCACCAAGGCTCAGAAAGAGGGGAAGATCATGATCAAAACTCACCCCTGCGCCCGCATCTTCTGCTGCCACTTCTGTGGCTTTGATGAG gTGGATGCTGAGCAGTATTatggggagctggaggagaagctcACCGATGAGTTCAATGCGGAGCGCAACCGCATCACACTCAAGCGGCTTGATATGGCCTTTGTCACCTTCCAGGATGAGCGGATGACAGCTGT GATTTTGAAGGATTACAGCCACATCCACTGCCGCAAGCACCCCCAGCAGTCCTCTGTCACCACCGTGGTCAAGTCACACCACTGGGGTGTTCGCTATGCCCCTTCACCCAGTGATATCATCTG GGAGAATTTATCAGTCCGTGGCACATCGTGGTGGGTGCGATTCATTCTGCTTAATATCTGCCTGTTcatccttcttttcttcctcacaACGCCAGCCATCATTGTCAACACTATGGACATGTTCAATGTCACACATCCTGTGGAGAGCCTCAAG AACCCCATCATCACGCAATTTTTCCCCAcgctgctgctctgggccttCTCCGtcttcctgcccttccttgTCTACTACTCAGCATTCTTCGAGTCTCACTGGACAAG GTCAAGTGAAAATCAGATCACCATGCACAAGTGCTTCTTCTTCCTGGTGTTCATGGTTATCATCCTGCCCTCGCTGGGTCTGAGCAG cctggaCCTGTTTTTCCGCTGGCTCTTCGACACCCACTTTCTGGATGAGGCTGAAATCAAGTTCCA gtgTGTTTTTCTCCCAGACAATGGCGCCTTCTTCGTCAACTATGTAGTGACCTCCAGCCTGATTGGGAcagccatggagctgctgcgCATCCCAGGCCTCCTCGTCTACACTGCTCGCCTCTGCTTTGCCAAGTCTGAGCCCGAGCGGCTCCACGTCAAACGG AGCCAAGCATACCAGTTCCAGTTTGGACTAGAGTACGCCTGGACCTGCTGTATCTTCTCTGTTGTCATGACCTACAGCATCACCTGCCCCATCATTGTCCCCTTTG GGTTGCTCTACATGCTGCTCAAGCACATGGTTGACCGGTACAACATTTACTATGTCTACATCCCCACCAAACTGAACCAGCGCCTCCACGTCGCCGCCATCAGCCAGGTCGTGGTGGCTCCCATCCTCTGCATGTTCTGGCTGCTCTTCTTCTCCGTCCTGCGCCTTG GTCCCACCCGGCCTGTCACCCTCTTCACCTTTGTGGTCCTCCTTTCCTGCATCGTCTTCTCCTTCTTTGGCCTCTGCCTGAAGAAGCTGCAGCCACGGAAACCCTCAAGCTACCAG ATGTCTGACCAGTCTGAGGGCGCCTTCAATGACGTGGAGCGGAGCAGCGTTTCCTCCACCCCTAACTCCAAT ctcttTGTGGCCACTGTCCTGCAGGAGCCTGAGCTGAGCCTGACACCGGCAGCCTCTCCGGCACACCAGTCCTATGGCACCATGGGCAACCACCTGGAGCCAGCGGAGGATGGGGAGGatggggggctgcagagctTCGAGACAGAGCTGGAGACCGTGGAGGGCGAGTACAGGAGCGGCCCCGTGATAGAGAGCCAGGCTCGCTACCAGTGA
- the NGB gene encoding neuroglobin isoform X2, with protein MSQSRSIRTTGGRSKTMCIIPRLFDLDPDLLPLFQYNCKQFTSPQECLSAPEFLDHIRKVMLVIDAAVSHLENLSCLEEYLCNLGKKHQAVGVKVESFSTVGESLLYMLEKSLGAAFSPEVQEAWSKLYNTVVKAMQRGWEGD; from the exons atGAGCCAGTCCAGAAGCATAAGGACAACTGGAGGAAGATCCAAGACCATGTGCATCATCCCCAG GCTGTTTGACTTGGATCCTGACCTGCTGCCCCTTTTCCAGTACAACTGCAAGCAGTTTACCAGCCCTCAGGAGTGCCTCTCTGCCCCTGAGTTCCTGGATCACATCAGGAAG GTGATGCTAGTGATTGATGCTGCTGTGAGCCACCTGGAGAACTTATCCTGCCTGGAAGAGTATCTCTGCAACCTTGGCAAGAAGCATCAGGCAGTTGGTGTGAAGGTTGAGTCTTTCTCG ACTGTCGGCGAGTCCTTGCTGTACATGCTGGAGAAAAGCCTTGGTGCTGCCTTCAGCCCAGAGGTGCAGGAAGCTTGGAGCAAACTCTACAATACTGTGGTGAAAGCCATGCAACGTGGCTGGGAAGGGGACTAG
- the NGB gene encoding neuroglobin isoform X1, protein MESGMPLSGGQRALIRESWQRVSGSPVQHGLVLFTRLFDLDPDLLPLFQYNCKQFTSPQECLSAPEFLDHIRKVMLVIDAAVSHLENLSCLEEYLCNLGKKHQAVGVKVESFSTVGESLLYMLEKSLGAAFSPEVQEAWSKLYNTVVKAMQRGWEGD, encoded by the exons ATGGAGAGCGGGATGCCGCTGTCGGGCGGGCAGCGAGCGCTGATCCGGGAGAGCTGGCAGCGGGTGAGCGGCAGCCCCGTGCAGCACGGCCTCGTCCTCTTCACCAG GCTGTTTGACTTGGATCCTGACCTGCTGCCCCTTTTCCAGTACAACTGCAAGCAGTTTACCAGCCCTCAGGAGTGCCTCTCTGCCCCTGAGTTCCTGGATCACATCAGGAAG GTGATGCTAGTGATTGATGCTGCTGTGAGCCACCTGGAGAACTTATCCTGCCTGGAAGAGTATCTCTGCAACCTTGGCAAGAAGCATCAGGCAGTTGGTGTGAAGGTTGAGTCTTTCTCG ACTGTCGGCGAGTCCTTGCTGTACATGCTGGAGAAAAGCCTTGGTGCTGCCTTCAGCCCAGAGGTGCAGGAAGCTTGGAGCAAACTCTACAATACTGTGGTGAAAGCCATGCAACGTGGCTGGGAAGGGGACTAG